Sequence from the Ornithinimicrobium humiphilum genome:
GTCCAGCGGCGACCTCTTCGCCTCCGGCACCGTCTCCGGCGACGACCCCGCCACCCGGGGCAGCCTGCTCGAGCTGACCTGGTCGGGCAGCCAGCCGCTGGCGCTGCCTGACGGCAGCACCCGCACCTTCCTCGAGGACGGCGACACCGTCACGATCACCGCCACCGCACCCGGCCCGGACGGGACCGTCGTCGGCCTGGCCGAGGTGAGCGGCACCATCCTCCCCGCCCGCTGAGAGAGGTCGCGGCGGGCCCGCGGGCACGGCAGAGGCCCCGGTCGTTCGGAACGGCCGGGGCTCTGCTGCTGTCGTCAGGGGGTCTGCGTCAGCGCACGCGGACGACGTTGGTGCGGGCCACCTTGTCGTGCAGCGCCTGGCGCTTGGCGTCCCACAGCGGCCACAGCACGTTGAGGACCGCGACGGGCGTGAACAGGCCGCAGACCTGGTAGACGAGGGCCCGGAGGATCGAGCTGCCCCACCCGATCTTGCCGGCCTGCTCGCGCAGCCGGACCCGCAGCCCGAGGGCCAGCTTGCCCAGCGTGCCACCGGCCAGGGTGACCATCACGATCTCGTAGACCATGCCGACGGCGGCCACGACGAGGGACCAGGTGGAGATCCGGGCCAGCAGGTCGGCCGGCGGGTCGAGGTTGGTCGCCGCGCCCGCCGTCGCGGGGTCGGCCGCCTCCATGAACCAGTCGACGTAGTCGCCCCACACCCCCGGCACCACGACGTTGGCCACGATGGACCCGACGATCGCGATGAGGAGGCCGTCGATGAGGCGTGCGCCCACGCGGTGCCACCAGCCGGCCAGCGGCTGGCCGTCCGGCGTGGTGGGCCGGCCGGCGGCGAGCTGCTGCCCGGCGCCGGGCATCGGCTGCCACTGGCCCTGGTAGGGCGGCTGGGCACCGCCGGGCTGCTGGCCGTAGCCGTAGCCCTGGCCGCCGTAGCCGCCCTGCTGGCCATACCCCTGCTGGCCGTAGCCCTGCTGACCCTGGCCCTGCTGGGCGCCCGGCGCGGTGCCCCAGCCGTCCTCGGCGGCGATCGCCCGCCCCGCCTGCTCCAGGTTGGGCTTCTGCTTGGGACTGGTGTGGTCGGTCCACTGCACGCCGTCCCAGTAGCGGAGGTTGTCCGGGTTCTGCGGGTCGTCGTACCACCCTGCTTGCTGAGTCATGGGAGAACTGTCCCACGACGGCGCGGGGCGCCGGTCACACCCTCCGGGTCGGTGTCGCCCCCGGACGCGGATCGGGGCGGGCCTGGTGGGACGGATCAGAGGTTGCCGCGACGCTCCTGCTCGCGCTCGATCGCCTCGAAGAGGGCCTTGAAGTTGCCCTTGCCGAAGCCGAGCGAGCCGTGCCGCTCGATGAGCTCGAAGAAGACGGTCGGGCGGTCCTGCACCGGTCGCGTGAAGATCTGCAGCAGGTAGCCGTCCTCGTCGCGGTCGACGAGGATGCCGCGCTTCTGCAGCTCCTCGATCGGTGCGCGGACGTTGCCGATGCGGGCGCGCAGCTCGGGGTCCTCGTAGTAGGAGTCCGGGGTCTCGAGGAACTCGATGCCGTTGGCGCGCATGTGGTCGACCGTGGAGATGATGTCGTTGGTCGCCAGCGCCAGGTGCTGGGCGCCCGGGCCGCGGTAGAACTCGAGGTACTCGTCGATCTGCGACTTCTTCTTGGCGATCGCCGGCTCGTTGAGCGGGAACTTCACGCGGTGGTTGCCGTTGGCGACGACCTTGGACATGAGCGCGGAGTAGTCGGTGGCGATGTCGTCACCGATGAACTCGGCCATGTTCACGAAGCCCATGACCTTGTTGTAGAAGGTCACCCACTCGTCCATCTTGCCGAGCTCGACGTTGCCGACGATGTGGTCCAGGGCCTGGAAGAGGCGCTTGGGCTCGCCCTCCCGCTTGACGTAGGTCGAGGTGCGCTCGACGTAGCCGGGCAGGTAGGGGCCGGTGTAGTCGATGCCCTCGCCCTTGCGCTGCACGAGGGTGTGGCGGGTCTCGCCGTAGGTGGCGATGGCGGCGACGCGGACGGTGCCGTGCTCGTCGGTCAGGTCGTGCGGC
This genomic interval carries:
- a CDS encoding RDD family protein, giving the protein MTQQAGWYDDPQNPDNLRYWDGVQWTDHTSPKQKPNLEQAGRAIAAEDGWGTAPGAQQGQGQQGYGQQGYGQQGGYGGQGYGYGQQPGGAQPPYQGQWQPMPGAGQQLAAGRPTTPDGQPLAGWWHRVGARLIDGLLIAIVGSIVANVVVPGVWGDYVDWFMEAADPATAGAATNLDPPADLLARISTWSLVVAAVGMVYEIVMVTLAGGTLGKLALGLRVRLREQAGKIGWGSSILRALVYQVCGLFTPVAVLNVLWPLWDAKRQALHDKVARTNVVRVR
- the hppD gene encoding 4-hydroxyphenylpyruvate dioxygenase, which translates into the protein MTDIDVRLTDQEREAELELDQLKQLVGLVPYDETTDVFPVTGWDAIHFVVGNATQTAHFYESAFGMQLIGYSGPETGNRDHKAFVLKSGSIRFVIKGGVDPDSPLHDHVRRHGDGVTDISLEVPDVDRCIAHARSIGATILEEPHDLTDEHGTVRVAAIATYGETRHTLVQRKGEGIDYTGPYLPGYVERTSTYVKREGEPKRLFQALDHIVGNVELGKMDEWVTFYNKVMGFVNMAEFIGDDIATDYSALMSKVVANGNHRVKFPLNEPAIAKKKSQIDEYLEFYRGPGAQHLALATNDIISTVDHMRANGIEFLETPDSYYEDPELRARIGNVRAPIEELQKRGILVDRDEDGYLLQIFTRPVQDRPTVFFELIERHGSLGFGKGNFKALFEAIEREQERRGNL